A genome region from Planctomycetota bacterium includes the following:
- the hrpB gene encoding ATP-dependent helicase HrpB — MALAPLPIDEVLPQLIAALRERPAVVLCAPTGAGKTTRVPTALWQAGLAGQGRVVMLEPRRLAARAAATRMATETGLQLGREIGYQVRFENRSSAATRVLVATEGIVLRQVQEDPLLQHVGVVIFDEFHERNLNSDLALAMIRRVQQEVRPDLKILVMSATLAAEPVARWLGAEVIESRGRLYPVEVEYTRHEPQGDLEDLVAAGVGRALDATTGDVLAFLPGVGEIRRTGERLNGVAGKYDFDTLELFGDMPLEAQQRVLQPGERRRVILATNVAETSVTVVGVTAVVDSGYARVLRHDPTLDMNRLQLERISQSSAAQRTGRAGRTAPGRSYRLWTERQQQALAAETPPEIERVDLAGAALELLCWGERDLQTFPWYERPRPESLARALELLERLGATADGVPTELGQAMVRLPVHPRLARLLIDGHRHGHPEIAARAAALLSDRDPFLRTREAASHASDCDLTDRIAALDAFERSGALQHAAGRLDRGGARSALQVAEQLVRNVGELFGRPQRPDLDADEALRHALLTAFADRVARRREPGSPRAVMVGGRGVRLDRSSAVTRADMFVCVELQELGQSESVVRLASAIEPDWLPAEMLSTRTVARFDRERQTVVAFKQTCYGDLVIRETPTAVSDAVDSSQLLAAEAGERFDQLLENDDAARQFIARVNSLRTWIPELEIAEITGDWLRQEVLPRWCEGKRSLDELRRSSMLPFIQATLDRGARPVNLDRDAPTHIAVPSGSRIALQYEVGKPPLLAVRIQEVFGLRETPRVAAGRVPVLLHLLGPNLRVEQITNDLASFWANTYPQVRKELKRRYPKHAWPDDPYTAQAERRPQRKPRR, encoded by the coding sequence ATGGCGCTCGCTCCGCTGCCCATCGACGAAGTGCTGCCGCAATTGATCGCGGCTCTGCGCGAGCGTCCGGCAGTGGTCCTTTGCGCGCCGACGGGCGCGGGCAAGACGACCCGCGTGCCGACCGCACTTTGGCAGGCCGGGCTCGCTGGCCAAGGGCGCGTGGTGATGCTCGAACCGCGCCGGCTGGCGGCGCGCGCCGCGGCCACGCGGATGGCGACCGAAACGGGTTTGCAACTGGGCCGCGAGATCGGTTACCAGGTCCGTTTCGAGAATCGCTCATCGGCCGCCACCCGCGTGCTGGTGGCCACCGAGGGGATCGTGCTGCGCCAGGTCCAGGAAGACCCGCTGCTGCAACACGTCGGCGTGGTGATCTTCGACGAGTTCCACGAACGGAATCTGAACAGCGACCTGGCGCTGGCGATGATTCGCCGCGTGCAGCAGGAAGTCCGCCCCGATCTCAAGATTCTGGTCATGTCGGCCACGTTGGCCGCCGAACCGGTCGCCCGCTGGCTGGGTGCCGAGGTGATCGAAAGCCGCGGCCGCTTGTACCCCGTCGAGGTCGAATACACTCGGCACGAGCCGCAGGGGGATCTCGAAGACCTCGTCGCCGCGGGCGTGGGACGTGCGCTCGATGCAACGACGGGTGATGTATTGGCGTTTTTGCCTGGCGTCGGCGAGATTCGTCGCACGGGCGAGCGCTTGAATGGCGTCGCCGGTAAATATGACTTCGACACGCTCGAATTGTTCGGCGATATGCCCCTTGAAGCGCAGCAACGCGTCTTGCAGCCCGGCGAGCGTCGGCGCGTGATCCTGGCCACTAATGTCGCCGAAACGTCGGTCACCGTGGTCGGCGTGACGGCCGTGGTCGACAGTGGTTACGCCCGAGTGCTGCGCCACGATCCGACGCTCGACATGAATCGGCTGCAACTCGAACGGATTTCGCAATCGTCGGCCGCCCAGCGCACCGGTCGCGCGGGTCGCACGGCGCCGGGGCGTAGTTACCGACTGTGGACCGAGCGCCAGCAACAGGCTCTGGCGGCCGAGACGCCACCGGAAATCGAACGTGTCGACCTGGCCGGGGCGGCCCTCGAATTGCTCTGCTGGGGCGAGCGGGACTTGCAGACGTTCCCCTGGTACGAGCGGCCGCGCCCCGAATCGCTTGCCCGTGCGCTGGAGCTGTTAGAGCGCTTGGGGGCCACCGCCGATGGCGTGCCGACGGAACTGGGGCAGGCGATGGTGCGGCTGCCGGTCCATCCGCGCCTGGCCCGACTGTTGATCGACGGCCACCGGCACGGACACCCCGAGATCGCCGCCCGGGCAGCCGCGTTGCTTTCCGATCGTGACCCTTTTTTGCGCACTCGCGAGGCGGCCAGTCACGCCTCGGATTGCGATTTAACCGATCGGATCGCGGCCCTCGACGCCTTTGAACGCTCGGGCGCGCTGCAGCACGCCGCCGGCCGGCTCGATCGGGGGGGCGCGCGGAGCGCCCTGCAAGTGGCCGAACAGCTTGTTCGCAACGTCGGCGAATTGTTTGGCCGGCCGCAGCGGCCTGACCTTGACGCCGACGAGGCGCTGCGCCACGCGCTGTTGACGGCCTTTGCCGATCGGGTGGCGCGCCGCCGTGAGCCGGGTAGTCCTCGCGCCGTGATGGTTGGTGGCCGCGGCGTGCGACTCGATCGGTCGAGCGCCGTGACCCGGGCCGATATGTTCGTTTGCGTCGAACTACAGGAACTCGGTCAGAGCGAAAGCGTCGTGCGTCTGGCCTCGGCCATTGAGCCCGACTGGCTACCGGCCGAGATGCTGTCGACACGAACCGTGGCCCGCTTCGATCGCGAGCGGCAAACGGTCGTGGCCTTCAAGCAGACCTGCTATGGCGACCTGGTGATTCGAGAAACGCCCACGGCGGTCAGCGATGCTGTCGACTCGTCGCAGCTCCTGGCGGCCGAGGCCGGCGAACGATTCGATCAACTGCTCGAAAACGACGACGCGGCCCGGCAATTCATCGCTCGCGTGAATAGCTTACGAACCTGGATACCCGAGTTGGAAATCGCCGAGATCACTGGCGATTGGCTGCGCCAGGAAGTGTTGCCGCGCTGGTGTGAAGGAAAGCGTTCGCTCGACGAGTTGCGGCGCAGCTCGATGTTGCCGTTCATTCAAGCGACGCTCGATCGTGGCGCGCGGCCGGTGAATCTCGATCGGGACGCGCCGACGCACATTGCCGTGCCCAGCGGCAGCCGCATTGCCCTGCAGTACGAGGTGGGCAAGCCGCCGCTGTTGGCCGTGAGGATTCAAGAAGTCTTCGGTCTGCGCGAGACGCCCCGGGTGGCCGCCGGCCGCGTGCCGGTGCTGCTCCACCTGCTGGGACCAAACCTGCGCGTCGAGCAGATCACGAACGATCTGGCCAGCTTTTGGGCCAACACTTACCCGCAGGTGCGCAAGGAGTTGAAGCGGCGCTACCCCAAACACGCTTGGCCCGATGACCCTTACACCGCCCAAGCCGAACGCCGCCCACAAAGAAAGCCGCGCCGTTAG